A single region of the Streptomyces caelestis genome encodes:
- a CDS encoding acyl-CoA dehydrogenase family protein yields MHLEYTPEQQRLRTELRAYFAELVPDHAYARQGDPAARKRFYRETIRRLGADGWLGVGWPEEYGGRGLTAMEQFIFFDEAAQAGVPLPLMALNTVGPTIMQYGTEEQKAYFLPRILSGEIDFAIGYSEPGAGTDLASLRTRAVRDGDDYVVNGQKIWTTNGDTADWVWLAVRTDPAAPPHKGITMLLVPTTDPGYSCTLINTLASHDTTASYYENVRVPVSHRVGAENQGWRLITNQLNHERVTLAAHGTMAIRALHDVQHWAMETKLADGRHVADLPWVRRLLARTHARLDALKLLNWRMVGAVQDGTLTPQDASAVKVYGSEARRDAYAWLMEIVAAPGTLKEGSAGAVLHGELERGYRSAVIFTFGGGNNEIQREIISWIGLGMPRVRR; encoded by the coding sequence GTGCACCTCGAATACACGCCCGAGCAGCAGCGGCTGCGCACCGAACTGCGCGCCTACTTCGCCGAGCTGGTCCCGGACCACGCGTACGCCCGGCAGGGCGATCCGGCCGCCCGGAAGCGGTTCTACCGCGAGACCATCCGGCGGCTCGGCGCGGACGGCTGGCTCGGCGTGGGCTGGCCCGAGGAGTACGGCGGGCGCGGCCTGACCGCGATGGAGCAGTTCATCTTCTTCGACGAGGCCGCCCAGGCCGGCGTCCCGCTGCCGCTCATGGCGCTGAACACCGTCGGCCCGACGATCATGCAGTACGGCACCGAGGAGCAGAAGGCGTACTTCCTGCCGAGGATCCTCTCCGGCGAGATCGACTTCGCCATCGGCTACAGCGAGCCCGGCGCGGGCACCGACCTCGCGTCACTGCGGACCCGCGCGGTACGGGACGGCGACGACTACGTCGTCAACGGCCAGAAGATCTGGACGACCAACGGCGACACGGCGGACTGGGTGTGGCTGGCGGTCCGTACGGACCCCGCCGCCCCGCCGCACAAGGGCATCACCATGCTCCTGGTGCCGACCACCGACCCCGGCTACTCCTGCACCCTCATCAACACCCTCGCCTCGCACGACACCACGGCCAGCTACTACGAGAACGTCCGTGTCCCCGTCTCCCACCGGGTCGGCGCCGAGAACCAGGGCTGGCGGCTGATCACCAACCAGCTCAACCACGAACGCGTGACACTGGCCGCCCACGGCACGATGGCGATCCGCGCCCTGCACGACGTACAGCACTGGGCGATGGAGACCAAGCTCGCCGATGGCCGCCACGTCGCCGACCTGCCCTGGGTGCGCCGCCTCCTGGCCCGGACCCACGCCCGGCTGGACGCGCTGAAGCTGCTCAACTGGCGGATGGTCGGCGCCGTCCAGGACGGCACCCTCACCCCGCAGGACGCCTCCGCCGTCAAGGTCTACGGCTCCGAGGCCCGGCGCGACGCCTACGCCTGGCTCATGGAGATCGTCGCCGCCCCCGGCACTCTGAAGGAGGGCTCGGCCGGCGCGGTCCTGCACGGCGAGCTGGAACGCGGCTACCGCTCGGCGGTCATCTTCACCTTCGGCGGCGGCAACAACGAGATCCAGCGGGAAATCATCTCGTGGATCGGGCTGGGGATGCCGCGGGTCCGGCGCTGA
- a CDS encoding ferredoxin, translated as MTTSQQELFRFLEDRFACAQACTECARACALRASLVDPDGTENQELVRRKGIMCAEVCDATCRVLSEQNQVDESSIRAQVEWCRTVCLEAAHVFDRQPGAEDSAAACRACARACTDFLATLN; from the coding sequence GTGACGACATCCCAGCAGGAGCTGTTCCGGTTCCTGGAGGACCGCTTCGCATGTGCCCAGGCGTGCACCGAGTGCGCCCGGGCGTGCGCGTTGCGCGCGAGCCTCGTGGATCCCGACGGCACCGAGAACCAGGAACTCGTACGACGCAAGGGCATCATGTGCGCGGAGGTCTGTGACGCGACCTGCCGTGTGCTGTCCGAACAGAACCAGGTGGACGAGTCCAGCATCCGCGCCCAGGTGGAGTGGTGCCGGACCGTGTGCCTGGAGGCCGCGCACGTCTTCGACCGGCAGCCGGGGGCGGAGGACTCGGCGGCGGCGTGCCGTGCGTGCGCACGGGCGTGCACGGACTTCCTCGCCACGCTGAACTGA
- a CDS encoding RICIN domain-containing protein, with product MQRVRVCECIRPTVTGRASGVASRQEGSRAASRPLVAAIGPTPERQRARPPCGKCLEIPGGSTADGATADQWTCHGGTHQLWRKTAATGGYVTFTNVNSGLCLPQPSQAPTQPSWPRRERKPALR from the coding sequence ATGCAAAGAGTCCGCGTATGCGAATGTATCCGTCCAACAGTTACTGGGAGAGCGTCAGGGGTGGCGTCCCGCCAGGAGGGTAGCCGGGCAGCTTCGCGGCCTCTCGTGGCGGCGATCGGCCCCACACCGGAGCGTCAGCGCGCGCGCCCGCCCTGCGGGAAATGCCTGGAAATCCCCGGTGGCTCCACCGCCGACGGTGCGACGGCCGATCAGTGGACCTGCCACGGCGGCACGCATCAACTCTGGCGCAAGACGGCGGCGACAGGCGGTTACGTCACGTTCACCAACGTCAACAGCGGTTTGTGCCTCCCACAACCGTCGCAGGCCCCTACGCAACCCTCGTGGCCACGGCGCGAGCGGAAGCCGGCGCTCAGATGA
- a CDS encoding ChaB family protein, producing MPGREELPSTLERSSEEAQRTWIKAHDSAVEQYGEGERAHRVAFGALKHTHEKVGDHWERKEGGRKGPSDPRSARPRQQGGRSGEGVDERASKEHLYDLAKRLGVEGRSRMSKTELLDAVRKENRSRTRAARSG from the coding sequence ATGCCCGGGCGAGAGGAACTTCCGTCGACCCTGGAGCGCTCCTCCGAGGAGGCACAGCGCACCTGGATCAAGGCGCACGACTCGGCCGTGGAGCAGTACGGCGAGGGCGAGCGGGCACACCGCGTGGCCTTCGGGGCGCTGAAGCACACCCACGAGAAGGTCGGCGACCACTGGGAGCGCAAGGAAGGCGGCCGCAAGGGCCCCTCCGACCCGCGGTCGGCCCGGCCCCGGCAGCAGGGCGGCCGCAGCGGCGAGGGCGTCGACGAGCGGGCCTCGAAGGAGCACCTGTACGACCTGGCGAAGCGGCTGGGCGTCGAGGGCCGGTCGCGGATGTCGAAGACGGAGCTGCTGGACGCCGTCCGCAAGGAGAACCGGTCGAGGACCCGGGCCGCACGGTCGGGGTGA